Proteins from a genomic interval of Candidatus Obscuribacterales bacterium:
- a CDS encoding CRISPR-associated endonuclease Cas1, producing the protein NCAQLYYQALRYCFSEEWNFTGRNCRTPCDPINALLIWGYSILLSRSFVACVQAGLYQVGMNDHDINMGESPLTLLYSLYA; encoded by the coding sequence AATTGTGCCCAGTTGTATTATCAAGCGCTGCGCTATTGCTTTTCAGAGGAATGGAACTTTACGGGACGCAACTGTCGGACGCCCTGCGATCCCATCAATGCCTTACTCATTTGGGGATACAGCATTTTGCTATCGCGATCGTTTGTGGCTTGTGTGCAGGCAGGGTTATATCAAGTCGGAATGAATGACCATGATATTAATATGGGAGAATCCCCTCTGACTCTTCTGTATTCTCTCTATGCCTAA